DNA from Ziziphus jujuba cultivar Dongzao chromosome 2, ASM3175591v1:
aaaaaggaaataaaattattaggtgaataaaattttggaattagggTGAGGGACGTTAGTAAGATTTTGGGGCTAAAGCAGATTCGAAAGAATTGAAGTGGAAAAGGAGAAGACAAAACCGGCCGGTGGCGGCAAAGGAAGCAGTTGTTGGAGTCCAGAAAACCGGAGTCGAAGAATGAGCGCGGAAATGGTGAGTGGAAAGGGCAAAAAGATGGCGGATGGAGGATTGAGTGCCAAACGTGACCTTAATTAGATTGAAAGGGAAAATGGACACAAAGCAATTAATTGCTAGTTTTCGTTCCATTGTAGCcactgatttatttatttttatttttatttttttgggtaatcttTCTACATGACATAGAACCAAAAGCTAAAAAgacagcaaaaataaaataaaattctatggAACTTTAAGCACAGAGAAGAAAATGCAAACACGTActtgaaaaatctaaaataagaaagaaatgaaagaaagaaagaaagaaagaatccgTACCTTAAAAATTTATGCTCTCTGAAGACTCTTAATTTGCTGCATCATTGGCTGGTTGTATTTAAATGCAGCAATGTAGGCATAAGAGAGACACATGGTagatattccttttttttttttttttttttttttttgggggtgggaTAGGAGAGATTGCAGATTGATAGCAGGAATATTTCTGGGTTAGAcattacattttatatatatatatatatatagacgaaGAAAGAGAAGACAAAAATTGCGTAATATGAACCAAAGGACAGCTGGAGAGAGATAAAACTTTCAAAGAAACTTTGAAAGCGATGAATTAAGACAGCTGCAGAGACATGAAACTTTCAAAGAAACGAATTAagtttctaaaatataaaaagaaaaacgcgCAGGGCGCTTGACTCTccttttcatagaaatttcgaggattttttgtaattcttttgGTCAGCCCtctcaatattatatatattatatattgacaCCTGGTCCCATCCATCAAGTGGTTCATTTTtcttagcaaaaaataaaaaaataaaagtggtCCATTTTGAGCCCAAACATCTAACCCACACCAGCAGCACTAGATTGTGGCCCCATATTACAATCTTCATGGCCAGGCTGCTAAACCCACACCCCCCCAAactccatttttaaatttcaaaatgtttaattttatttgggataaattataaaaaatcctcctttaactttaaaatttctTTCATATACGCCTTtcgtttttaaaattttcacatgCTTTCTTTgtagttttaattttcttttacatgctTCCCTttcctcattttcattttttttttaagtatatatttcccttttttttaattaaactttaaaACATGTTAGGATAGTTCTTTTCACATTACAAAAACTATTAAGTACATTACATTTTAAATATACctgtattaaacatatatttgcTTATTACACGAATAATTTATACCTGTTTTGTccttaataattgaaaataaaatctaCATAAACTATAATCCACAATTCCCTAACGCTTTTaatgaattaaaataataaaacaatgaaTTTTAGAATAAACTTTGCTTCCTTTGAGTGAAAATCTAAACTTTGCTTCCTTTTCCCGTTTATGGGAAAGAAAATGGCGAAGAATGAAAGACTGAGAAATGGTAAGGAGAAGAAACATACTGGGTTTGTGAATTTGGAGGCGGTGATGATGATTGGGATTGAAACGGCGACGTCGAAGGGCGAAGGCAAGGCTTAGCAATCGTCATCTTCCTCCAGCGAGCTCACTCTGGTATACCTTTCGGAAATGGAATTTTGTGCCGATCACTGTTGACtctaatttagattttattattatttttagaagtACTGCAAACAAAAATAACTTGCCATGTTTTATATATCATGTGACAATTTTTTCAAGGAAAATGAATGATACtgcttttttcttcattttaaaatttattatttttaatattttatctctgttattgaaaagttttaaacttaatatcaaatatttcttatttttaaaattttatccctgttaattgaaaagtttaaactgaatatcaaatattttcacCCTTAGTTAATAATCCGTAAAAGCCAAaaatcccttttttttgttGGCTAGGAaagtttgttttcttatttaatcATAGTTCATCAAATGTAAAATTTGCACTAAACAGAATTCATGgggctttgaattttttttttttttaaatagagaagaaaaactctaataataataaatgatcaagcaagaaaaaaatacaagatCAGCCATAAAAGTGTTTTGATGacttaattatcaaaaaaacttaagtttttttttttttttttgacttataAAGCTgcactattttattttaatcttattacaaataaaaagttagtACTGtcaattgtaaattttaaaaattgggaTGAGAATCACCTTCCttcccattttttttccctcttaatTAACCACTTGCCCACGGCCACACCTATTAGTATTAGTAGtagcatatttttatttggtgttaTCCTCGTTAATCTCATTTAGATATACAACAATATGCATCACTACATGCAgcttaagaagaaaaaaaaaaaattcataattcaaaCTAAACACACTATCTTTCAAAAGTACCATTATATATCAATCATGAATGATGATTGTTATCATcttatattcaatatttatatagcttttatatatacatgaaatcCTATGCCATGTAAACTATTTAtgtagattatttttatttatatatatatataaaatccacTACCATATAACATTGTAACAATCACAGAAGAATTGCACCATAGAAAcgccatgtatatatatatatatatatattacatgtcTATACATGTACCTAAACTTCAATTTCATTAGTCTTGATTATAGATcatcttatattaaatatttaaacccTAAACAATTAAACACAAAacctaaaacaattttttttatttagtttcaaAAAAACCTACACAGACGTTTGATTTTTCTTCCTGTAAATGGGAAGTGAGAACAAAGAAAgagatttatttgaaaaaaaaaaaacaaaagaataaggACTAGGTCAAACAACCATTGGTGAATAAATTATAAGGTTTCACTTTCAATGTGAATATAGAAAGctcattatatattaatatatatcatgtatatatataaaacagaaTCTGTCATTTTACATCTGTTTGTactgttttcttgtttttaccTCACAAACTTATTTGACAGACATTTTACTATTATTTGTGAAGTCATTGTCATTTTCCCCGAGTCCAATTTCTTCCACGCTTGTTTGAACAAAAAGCATTCTGCTTCTTGTCAATCATGGGCCCCACAATCAGACaaagaaaatgggaaaaaaatgaaaaaataatggtaaaaatatattctCGTCCAAGTCCTTTTAAGTCTTTAATCTTTTATGGCGGttttcttcgtcttcttcttcttttgccgTGTCAGACCAGCAGGTCAGTCAACCCCACTCTAAACACGCCAccatttccccctttttttcctTACACATTTCATGCCCTGAATGTTTTGTGTTTTCAATCTTTTCTTCTCCCTTCCTCTACTCAGAGCCGTCTCAACCATTTTGGAGGCCACAGGCAACAAAACTTAgggtattaattaatataagtttttaaaaaatacaattttttttatataaaatttaattttctagctTTTCGATATCAAagatttctatttaaattttcatatttaagctttcataataaattttttttcaaataataaaattattaaattgctttatttttttaaaatatagttgAAGATAAAtgagattttattaattttaattttgaaatatttttttttaaacaatactAATAGATATTGTTAGTAGTATTCTATAAGCTAACcacacatttaaatttttttaataaaagtcaATTCCtcaaatgttatttttaattctaaatttaatttttttttaaaatttttaattttcaaaataaatctaaaccaacaaatcaaataacatattatatttttaaaaaattttcaagatttaaatattttccttttacATAATCATCACCAAGCAACAAACTTATAAAGTGTACCTTTTTAAGATTGAATaaattcttctattttttttttttttgttttttacgtGTTGTatatccaaaattatattttctaggAGATATATTATATTCgaataatagaaaatatatgtCTTTAATgttttaccaaaacaaaaatgcttaaaaataaaacaataataaaacctGATTCACGCCTTACttgtaatttcaatttaatggtATTTTAAAGTTTTACTTTGATACTATTTTGcgtgaaaataataaaagaaaaaaacaaatattaaccTTTTTATTTAGATTAAATAGAATGAGCATGTAGAAAAATTATTAGCCAATTTAAAAAAccatgtaaaaattaaaatctaatcaATTGAGTcaaatacaagataaaaacaaaaaacaaaaatacaaactagaggaaacaaaaacacaaactaGAGAAACATGAACATTAAGAACAATTGGTAATTGCtacaataataaattcatataatattaaaaaaaatattatgagaatgaatataaattcatcaaaataaatgACAACTTACaaatttaccttttattttaggACCCTTTGGATCAAAATGATAAATGATTTAAGTTGAGTATCaagattaaagaaatataaaagatgAATAAATGAGGAAAGAGGAAAGAAAATGAGTAGgataaaaaatgcataaattgaTGCATAAACAAAAAGGATGTTTAACATATTTCTGTCTTTTGTTTTACcgttaaaatttaatgaattataGACAAATAGTTTTAATTACACTTGATTGGtttcctttttcaaaaataaaaatagttaaagataattataataataaatgatcaatttaagataatttaaaattttaataaagttaaacttcttatattttcaaaataaattaataattatattttatataatgaaTGCATATGTgtccatatatttatatatctatatatattatatacccaGGGAAAACAGCTTCTGAGTGCTCGAATAAAATGGGGGTCCTAGTTGCCCTAGTGGCCTATGCCTTAACCCGGCCATGCCTCTACTCTCAGACTTTTTCTCTGTTTCCTTCTACCTGAACCAAAAACACACTCACAAATAGATACATATCCTTGCTTATATGTATAGCTGCCCACGTGCAAACATTTATACGGTACAGAAAAACAAAGTGAGGGTAATCTTTTACACTCAGCAAAAATGTTCTGGTATAGGAAAAGTTTGCTCTTTTCTTTACTATGCTTATTCGTTTGCTCAACCATGGTGCTTTCTCAACTATCTTCAACCCAAAATGACACCATGGTTAGCTTGTATGAGAGTCTGAAAGGCAGTAGTGTTCCATGGGATATTAACAAACAGCCAAACCCCTGTTCATGGAAGGGAATCAGCTGTAACTCCACTAGTTCTTCCATTACTGGTATTTCTGTGTCTGAATTTTCACTCTCTTCCTCTGATTTTCTGCCTATTGTCTgcaagcttgattctttacagaTGCTTGATGTATCAAACAACCGTTTCGCCTCAATTCCGGTGGAGTTTATCAGAGATTGTGGGAAGATTGATGGGTTGAAACGGCTGGATTTTAGCAAGAACAGGTTGGTTGGTAAGTTGCCTAAATTTGATGGTTTCGTTGGATTGGAGTTTTTGGACTTGTCTTATAATTCCTTGAGTGGAAACATTAGTTTAGAGTTAGAAGGATTGGTTGGACTCAAAAGATTGAATCTTAGTTTTAACGACTTCACTGGGTCTCTTCCCACTCAGCTTGGAAATTCCAAGGTGTTGGAGGAACTTCAGGTCTCTATGAATCGTTTCGATGGTATAATTCCTGAAGGAATTATAGATTATCGAAATGTGAGACTGCTTGTTCTTAGCCAAAATAACCTTGCCGGTTCTATTCCTGATAAAATAGGCGAGCTATCCAAGTTGGAGGTTTTGATTCTCTCCTCTAATAAGCTAACTGGAGAAATTCCTAAAAGCCTTTCCAATATCACCACCCTTTTGCGATTTGCAGCTGATCAAAACCAGTTTTTTGGTTTGATTCCCAGTGACATAACcaaatttctcaaaattttaGACCTTAGCTATAATTTGTTAGATGGTTCAATTCCATCAGACATTTTGTCACCACAAAATTTGCAGGCTGTAGATTTGTCAAATAATCGGTTAAAAGGATCCATATCTACTACAAACATGTCTCGTAGTTTAATCAGTTTACGCCTGGGAAGCAATCAACTTGATGGGAAGATCCCTGCATCATTTGAAGGACTTAAGAATTTGATGTACTTGGAGCTGGATAGCAACAACTTCACTGAATCCATTCCTGTTGAATTGGGTTCATGCCAGAGCTTGGCACTGTTGGATTTGTCTCAGAATGGTCTGACAGGGGCATTGCCAGGGGAGTTGGGCAATCTTAAAAGCCTTCAAGTCTTAAAGCTTCAGTCCAATCGTCTGACTGGTGAAATCCCAGATGAGATTACCCAGCTACTTAATTTATCAACACTTGATTTTAGCTGGAATTCTCTGATTGGTTCAATTCCTCCTTCCATTTCAAGATTGCGGAAACTTACTAGCATTAACTTACAGGGTAACCATCTAAGTGGTTCCGTACCTGATTCTCTTGCCAACATGACTACACTTATGGAACTCCAACTTGGGAAAAACCAATTGAGTGGGTACATTCCAAAGATGCCACCAAATTTGCAGATTGCTTTGAATCTTAGCAGCAACCTCTTTAAAGGACCTATTCCAAAAAATCTTGACGAACTCTCTTGGTTAGAAGTGTTGGATCTCTCAAATAACAACTTCTCAGGTGAGATTCCAGAATTTCTTACTCGATTGAAATCCTTGACACGGTTGATACTTACCAACAATAGCCTTTCTGGAGTTATTCCCAACTTTGCTTCATTTGTCAACCTTGAAACCAGTGGAAACAAGATTACCAAATCAAACACTTCCCCTGCTTCAGAGGACGAGGAGGGTTCACTTGTGGAAGTAAATATGAAAGTTTTTATGggagcttttttatttttcttcttttatttcattttctggTTTGTTTTTCTGGGATCAAAGAGAAGAAACTTGTATTTACGAGGAAAAAATTCCAGATTCTTCAGAATCTAGAGTAATTAATCCATGCATCTCCCTTAAATACTGCTAAATCTCATGCTCtatttttatctaaattatgttgatttgatgctctttgctttctttgtttttctttaagtCGTATATTTTTGGTActtttaacaaaacaaaaatgccaacaaaatatatttgggtTTTGTTGTATGGGATTCCTTGCGAGGAACAAGACTACAGAGTTCAAGGAGCTTCAAATGTTGGCTTGCTCTTGTTGTCACATATAATATTCAAGGTGGAAATTTGGATTACCAAACGTGAGATAACAGAGGACAACCAAATGCAGAGATTTGGATTGTTTGACATTGAGCTTAAAAATATGTTGTTCTatggttttgaaaacaatatttattagtagtttgttggttttaaaaccaaaacatagtttttttttaatagccaaTAAAGGGCTTGAATTCTTAAAATGCATAAAGATATGGTCAAAcaaatcaattattaataaGCATATTTGTGTTTACTTTTCTAAAACAGCTCCAGCCCTCCATTATGGTCTggcttatatataatttgacttTCTTCTggtttccaaaatatttttaaccacCTTAttggtttcaaaaatattatcaacttTTCCCCTTGCTATTTCATCCCTAAACCCTTGTATTAACATGGTTCAGAACTCCTATAGTGGTCACATGTGAAATTATCAAATATgagttaaaataaaaaggacTTGGAGTTCGTTGGAAGCACAAAAAGAATAAACAAGAAGAAAGAGTAAAAGATATTATATcatattctgaaaaaaaaaatcaaacacacatgacttattataaaatatttgattaataaaaatttttgcaaATAAAATGAGTGTTACTACAATAAATCTGTTAATAATACCAATTAATTTCCCTATAATTGGAGGGGCATTGTTTTCACTATATCAACTTCGCTGTGGGAACAGAGTCAAGGACCACAAAATTTAAAACCCATGATAGATAGACAGAGCAAAGGAGCAAAAGGGTACCTTGAATGATAGTCCTTGAATTAGCAGAGCACACCCACAAGCCACAAGCCCCAGACTGTTTCTGCAGCCAAAAATCTGAAGAAAATAAAGTAAAGAAACAATAACATGAAATCATGAAATCTTGAACAGCATCAAAGATAGTAGCCAAATTGAGCAACGAAAACCCACAGTTCTGTTTCCTTCCTCATCAGCTTTGTCTCCTTCTTCATCAATTCCTTCTCACTTCCAGAGAACTCGACCTCGAGTGGTTCAGTAGCCGTTGGAGAAGCACCAGGAGGCAGATATGGAGTAAGATTTGTGACATTGAAGATGAGAGAAATTTTGAAGTCTTCTGGCAAATCAATATGACAGGCGTTGAGCACGCCATTGCTGAGTTATTTAAGGCCATTAAGGAGTACAAAGATATAATGGAGCCTGACGAATCCCTGGGGTGTTTGAATTTACAGACCAAGGTGAAGAATAGGTACCCTGATAATTTGTACTGGAGCTGCAGGATGAAGAAGGTGACAGGCAATCAGCCTTAGCTGTATTACCTTTGATGGTTCTCTCTCTGGTACTCTCAATCATGGACTTATTTCTGTTTTTCCAGGACCAAATAAAATGAAGTTGTATTGATTCGTACTTGATTAGGTTGAAAACACATTACAGATTCTGCATAATGCAGACTATTTAATTTGTATCTTCCCCTCAGTACTGCCCTGTTCAATTTAAAGGCCAAATGATCTTTGAGGGATTGCTTGGCAATCAAGCTAGTCGGCCACTCTATTACATTTTTCAGGGTATGTAAGTATTATCACACACATCAAAAGTGCAAAGAAGAGCTTCTAATAGCACTAAAATAGTTTGAAGTTTTCTAAGTAATATCCTGCACTTCGATCTGATTCTATGATCATTTGGCTGAAGCCCAGCCCTTTCAAAGTGGCCAAAAATAATGGTATATGGTTTTGCATTATGGTCAAGTTGACATCCACTATCTCAACCACACAAGAACTTCTTCCAACAAAGGCCCCATCATGATCAAGTTTTAGTAAAGCCAACTAAAGGTTCATGCCATCTCTAAGGATGAACCAATCGAATTGGTTGATTACATATATACTATTTATATAGCTTTTGAATA
Protein-coding regions in this window:
- the LOC107405728 gene encoding leucine-rich repeat receptor protein kinase EMS1 — protein: MFWYRKSLLFSLLCLFVCSTMVLSQLSSTQNDTMVSLYESLKGSSVPWDINKQPNPCSWKGISCNSTSSSITGISVSEFSLSSSDFLPIVCKLDSLQMLDVSNNRFASIPVEFIRDCGKIDGLKRLDFSKNRLVGKLPKFDGFVGLEFLDLSYNSLSGNISLELEGLVGLKRLNLSFNDFTGSLPTQLGNSKVLEELQVSMNRFDGIIPEGIIDYRNVRLLVLSQNNLAGSIPDKIGELSKLEVLILSSNKLTGEIPKSLSNITTLLRFAADQNQFFGLIPSDITKFLKILDLSYNLLDGSIPSDILSPQNLQAVDLSNNRLKGSISTTNMSRSLISLRLGSNQLDGKIPASFEGLKNLMYLELDSNNFTESIPVELGSCQSLALLDLSQNGLTGALPGELGNLKSLQVLKLQSNRLTGEIPDEITQLLNLSTLDFSWNSLIGSIPPSISRLRKLTSINLQGNHLSGSVPDSLANMTTLMELQLGKNQLSGYIPKMPPNLQIALNLSSNLFKGPIPKNLDELSWLEVLDLSNNNFSGEIPEFLTRLKSLTRLILTNNSLSGVIPNFASFVNLETSGNKITKSNTSPASEDEEGSLVEVNMKVFMGAFLFFFFYFIFWFVFLGSKRRNLYLRGKNSRFFRI